One region of Gemmatimonadaceae bacterium genomic DNA includes:
- a CDS encoding glycosyl hydrolase — MNRSSFLAAAVVLALAEPTILSAQGRGGRGGGGAQSADTSFGVSWRNIGPNQAGRMVAVAGSTARPDEYYMGTTGGGVFKTTDGGKTTLPMTDKYFGGTIGALAVQQSNPDVVWSGGGETPIRGNVSHGDGVWKSTDAGKTWAYMGLKETQYIARIRINPDNPDVVYVGALGHVFGPNKERGVFRTTDGGKTWKNILFRNDSTGVADMIMDPSNPKIIYVSFWQAGRTPWMLVSGGMGSGIFKTTDGGDTWTEISRNPGLPQSGPLGAIGITVSPAKPSRLWAIIEHEPNGGVYRSDDAGATWTFMSGDRNLRQRSWYYSKLYADPKDTNLVYAPQVGPMVSKDGGKTFGRGFGGGDNHDMWIDPTNPKRIAVAHDNGVIITTDGGTTSTRVVAPTGQYYHVHLTNAFPYHVCGAKQDAGSSCGPVRAATNFGGRGGGGGFGGPGGAPAAPASPYAEFYGVAGGESGYISSNPKDPDIMFGANYGGSLDRLNRRTGKSEALDPWPLNPMGHDAKDSYYRFQWTYPIVHSPHDANTIYVGSNVVFRSTNGGNTWTPISRDLTRNDPRTLGASGGPITKDQTSVEYYGTVFTIAESKITKGVIWTGSDDGLIHVTRDNGVTWKNVTPKGLPEWMRWSIIDAGQHAAGTAWAAGNRYQMDDFTPYLYRTTDYGVTWTKITSGIPADYFTRAIREDLHRPGMVYAATERGVFVSYNAGDTWQSLQKNLPPVPVSDMMLRDDDLAISTHGRAFWVMENLTPLRWAPEQEKAANAPYLYKPVPVLRLNGQAAPTFVYRLPADSMVVKFEFMDKAGKLLATVASTDTAPTPEAGRGGGGFGGGAPPVSKPTNRKGINRYTWNMRHESATVFRGMINWAGRGGAPAMAPGTYTVKMTVGSNAPVSYQYVVKPDPRSEATEADLVEQTRFALQVRDRVTQANEGVIEIRNLKKDLTDRTPKMTANASFGPLVKKFADSLSAVEDSLYQTKNQSGQDPLNYPIRLNDQIGGLMSFIASGERRPPKQAYEVYGVLGPKLDVQMARMERIIMNDLPKVNAALKAAGQPQITRSKKEVGGSGPAAPAFVP, encoded by the coding sequence GTGAACCGTTCATCCTTTCTCGCTGCCGCCGTCGTTCTGGCGCTCGCCGAGCCGACGATACTCTCCGCGCAGGGCCGAGGTGGTCGCGGTGGCGGTGGCGCCCAATCCGCCGACACCAGCTTTGGCGTGTCCTGGCGCAACATTGGCCCCAATCAGGCCGGTCGCATGGTCGCCGTGGCCGGTTCGACGGCGCGCCCGGATGAGTACTACATGGGCACCACCGGCGGTGGCGTGTTCAAAACCACCGACGGCGGCAAGACCACGTTGCCTATGACGGACAAGTACTTCGGGGGCACGATTGGTGCACTTGCGGTGCAGCAATCCAATCCCGATGTCGTGTGGTCGGGCGGTGGCGAGACCCCCATTCGCGGCAACGTGTCGCATGGCGACGGCGTGTGGAAGAGCACCGATGCCGGCAAGACGTGGGCCTACATGGGACTCAAGGAAACCCAGTACATCGCCCGCATTCGCATCAACCCCGACAATCCCGATGTCGTGTACGTGGGCGCGCTGGGCCATGTGTTCGGGCCCAACAAGGAACGCGGTGTGTTTCGCACCACCGACGGCGGCAAGACGTGGAAGAATATTCTCTTCCGCAACGACTCCACCGGTGTGGCGGACATGATCATGGATCCGTCCAATCCAAAGATCATCTACGTCTCATTTTGGCAGGCGGGTCGCACGCCATGGATGCTGGTGAGCGGTGGTATGGGCAGCGGCATCTTCAAGACCACCGACGGTGGTGACACGTGGACGGAGATTTCACGCAATCCCGGTCTCCCGCAAAGCGGGCCGCTGGGCGCGATCGGGATTACCGTGTCGCCGGCCAAGCCGAGTCGTTTGTGGGCGATTATCGAGCATGAGCCCAATGGCGGCGTGTATCGCAGCGATGATGCGGGCGCGACGTGGACGTTCATGTCGGGTGATCGCAATCTGCGGCAGCGTTCGTGGTATTACTCCAAGCTGTACGCCGATCCGAAAGACACGAACCTGGTGTATGCGCCGCAAGTCGGGCCCATGGTGTCAAAGGATGGCGGCAAGACGTTCGGACGCGGTTTTGGCGGTGGTGACAATCACGACATGTGGATTGACCCGACCAACCCCAAGCGCATTGCCGTCGCGCATGACAACGGCGTGATCATCACTACCGACGGCGGGACGACGTCCACGCGAGTCGTTGCGCCCACAGGGCAGTACTACCACGTACACCTCACGAACGCATTTCCGTATCATGTGTGCGGCGCGAAGCAGGACGCGGGATCGTCGTGTGGACCGGTGCGGGCCGCGACGAACTTTGGCGGTCGTGGTGGTGGCGGCGGGTTTGGCGGCCCCGGGGGCGCGCCAGCGGCGCCGGCGTCTCCGTACGCCGAGTTCTACGGCGTGGCCGGTGGCGAGTCGGGATACATCTCGTCCAATCCGAAGGACCCTGACATCATGTTCGGCGCGAACTATGGTGGCAGCCTCGATCGGTTGAATCGGCGCACCGGCAAGTCGGAAGCGCTCGATCCGTGGCCGCTCAATCCTATGGGCCATGACGCCAAGGATTCGTATTATCGATTCCAATGGACGTACCCCATCGTGCACTCGCCGCATGATGCGAATACCATCTACGTCGGTTCGAACGTGGTATTCCGGAGCACCAACGGCGGCAACACATGGACGCCCATCTCGCGCGATCTCACGCGCAACGATCCGCGCACGCTGGGTGCATCGGGCGGACCGATTACCAAGGACCAGACCAGTGTCGAGTACTACGGCACCGTGTTCACGATTGCCGAGTCGAAGATCACGAAGGGTGTGATCTGGACGGGGTCTGATGACGGCCTCATTCACGTGACGCGCGACAACGGTGTGACGTGGAAGAACGTGACGCCCAAGGGACTGCCGGAGTGGATGCGCTGGTCGATCATCGATGCCGGTCAGCATGCCGCCGGTACCGCATGGGCCGCCGGCAACCGCTATCAGATGGACGATTTCACGCCGTATCTCTATCGCACCACCGACTACGGGGTGACGTGGACCAAGATCACCAGTGGCATTCCGGCTGACTATTTCACACGCGCCATCCGTGAAGATCTGCATCGTCCCGGCATGGTGTACGCGGCGACCGAACGCGGGGTGTTTGTGTCGTACAACGCCGGTGACACCTGGCAGAGCCTGCAGAAGAACCTGCCGCCGGTGCCGGTAAGCGACATGATGTTGCGCGATGACGATCTGGCCATCTCCACGCATGGTCGCGCGTTCTGGGTGATGGAGAATCTGACGCCCCTGCGCTGGGCGCCCGAGCAGGAGAAGGCGGCCAACGCCCCGTATCTGTACAAGCCGGTACCGGTGCTGCGATTGAACGGACAGGCGGCGCCGACCTTTGTGTATCGCCTGCCGGCCGACTCGATGGTAGTGAAGTTCGAGTTCATGGACAAAGCTGGTAAACTGCTGGCGACGGTCGCCTCAACTGACACCGCGCCGACGCCGGAAGCAGGGCGTGGCGGCGGCGGTTTTGGCGGCGGTGCGCCTCCGGTGTCCAAGCCTACCAATCGGAAGGGCATCAACCGCTACACCTGGAACATGCGACACGAGAGTGCGACGGTGTTTCGCGGCATGATCAACTGGGCGGGACGTGGTGGCGCGCCGGCCATGGCGCCGGGCACGTACACGGTAAAGATGACTGTCGGCAGTAACGCGCCGGTGTCGTACCAGTATGTGGTGAAGCCCGATCCGCGCAGCGAGGCTACGGAAGCCGACCTGGTGGAGCAGACGCGTTTCGCGCTGCAGGTGCGCGATCGCGTGACCCAGGCGAATGAAGGTGTGATCGAGATCCGCAACCTCAAGAAGGATCTCACCGACCGCACGCCCAAGATGACGGCGAACGCCTCGTTTGGTCCGCTGGTGAAGAAGTTCGCCGACTCGTTGAGTGCGGTGGAAGACTCGTTGTACCAGACGAAGAACCAGAGCGGTCAGGATCCGCTGAACTATCCGATTCGCCTGAACGATCAGATTGGCGGCCTGATGAGTTTCATCGCCAGTGGTGAACGGCGACCGCCCAAGCAGGCGTACGAGGTGTACGGTGTGCTGGGACCCAAGCTGGACGTGCAGATGGCGCGCATGGAACGCATCATCATGAACGACCTGCCGAAAGTGAATGCGGCCCTCAAGGCGGCGGGACAACCGCAGATCACGCGGTCGAAGAAGGAAGTGGGAGGATCGGGACCGGCAGCGCCGGCGTTCGTGCCGTAG
- a CDS encoding antibiotic biosynthesis monooxygenase — protein MLIVQVFVHVFPDAIDAFRAATLDNARHSVQEPGVVRFDVLQQDDDATRFQLIEIYRSADAPAEHKATAHYARWRETVEAMMAEPRRSTKYRAAFPAPAQWEMPA, from the coding sequence ATGCTCATCGTTCAGGTGTTTGTGCACGTGTTTCCCGACGCTATCGACGCCTTTCGCGCCGCCACGCTCGACAACGCGCGACACAGCGTGCAGGAACCGGGCGTCGTGCGTTTTGACGTACTGCAGCAAGATGACGATGCAACCCGCTTTCAGCTGATCGAGATCTATCGCTCGGCTGACGCTCCCGCCGAACACAAAGCCACCGCACACTACGCCCGTTGGCGCGAGACGGTGGAAGCGATGATGGCCGAGCCTCGTCGGAGCACCAAGTACCGCGCGGCGTTTCCGGCGCCGGCGCAGTGGGAGATGCCGGCATGA
- a CDS encoding YncE family protein translates to MMPPSILSAAIIRWVVAAVSGTIVASNMDAHSVSIVDVASGATIATLQTGEGPHEVAVSHDGRRAVVSIYGNRSAVGSSLMVIDLTNPNAPPRMVELGAGNQRPHGMAFLPDDKRLLVTGERAQRVLVVDLESGIIDSSVTTGQATTHMVALTRNGTRAFTTNIAAMSVSAIDVATRSIRATFPVGARIEGIAVTPDGREVWVGGNESKKVYVLNGETGVIMHTLDGFGMAYRIGITPDGKTAVVSDPGDEKIHLVDIASHSVRRVIAVPAMAPAEGAALVAASPQGVTVSRDGKNAFVTLKAVGRVALVDIAAGSIVGTLQVGAGSDGVGYSPLVIKR, encoded by the coding sequence ATGATGCCTCCGTCGATACTCAGTGCCGCCATCATTCGGTGGGTGGTGGCCGCTGTTTCCGGCACCATTGTCGCGTCGAACATGGATGCGCACTCGGTGAGTATCGTTGATGTCGCGAGCGGGGCCACCATCGCCACACTGCAAACCGGTGAAGGCCCGCATGAGGTGGCCGTGTCGCACGATGGCCGACGCGCCGTCGTCTCCATCTATGGCAATCGCAGTGCGGTGGGCAGTTCACTCATGGTGATCGATCTCACGAATCCAAACGCGCCGCCGCGCATGGTCGAGCTGGGCGCCGGCAACCAGCGTCCGCACGGCATGGCATTCCTTCCTGACGACAAACGCCTGTTGGTGACCGGTGAACGCGCGCAGCGGGTGCTGGTGGTGGACCTTGAGAGCGGCATCATCGATTCGTCGGTGACCACCGGACAGGCCACCACGCACATGGTGGCGTTGACACGCAATGGCACGCGGGCGTTCACCACCAACATTGCGGCGATGAGTGTCAGCGCGATCGATGTCGCAACGCGATCAATCCGCGCCACGTTTCCGGTGGGCGCGCGCATTGAAGGCATCGCGGTCACTCCAGACGGTCGGGAAGTCTGGGTGGGCGGAAATGAGTCGAAGAAGGTGTACGTGCTCAACGGCGAAACGGGCGTCATCATGCACACCCTCGACGGATTCGGCATGGCCTACCGTATTGGCATCACGCCAGACGGGAAAACCGCCGTGGTGTCAGATCCTGGCGACGAGAAGATCCATCTGGTCGATATCGCCTCTCACTCCGTGCGACGTGTCATTGCGGTGCCGGCGATGGCGCCGGCCGAGGGCGCGGCCTTGGTGGCGGCCTCACCGCAAGGCGTGACCGTGTCGCGCGACGGGAAGAACGCATTTGTGACGCTCAAAGCCGTGGGGCGCGTGGCGCTGGTGGATATTGCTGCCGGGAGCATTGTCGGGACACTGCAAGTCGGCGCCGGTTCGGACGGCGTGGGGTACTCGCCCCTCGTGATCAAGCGATAG
- a CDS encoding amidohydrolase has translation MNGRIWTGDAARPSAQAMAIRADRLVAVGTDSAIRALRGPNTRVVDLTGQRVVPGFIDGHWHLPTSARADLTDAGSPAVIVRRLQEWARTLPPGAWIVGRGWTPSDFPGNAPDKRFLDAAFPDRPVLLTDRDGHQSLVNTVALARASVTRTTADPAQGRIERGADGSPTGLLKEAASGLVSKLVPAPTAADIVQRLNEQTRRAASFGLTMLQEASAREPSGAVFDALEQANTTGGLRVRFYVSVPFNPNATTDALRRYLTVRDAHTGTMLRYGIAKGMLDGTVDAKTAAMLAPYAGTDDTGLPFWPANVLNRGVAKYDSAGLQVELHAIGDKAVRMALDAYQAAARANGTSGRRHRVEHIEVPDAADLPRFKQLGVIASTQAIFASPDETTLNNYAPLLGPARAARSNAFKYFDDAGAVQAFGSDYPVFPMDVLRGIYTAVTRQMPDGTPRGGWYPASRITVEAAVRHYTRDAAYAAFMEKETGTISAGKLADFVVLSKDIFSVPPAELLRTKVMRTVVGGREVFQQVVSPTTPKDP, from the coding sequence GTGAACGGCCGCATATGGACGGGCGACGCCGCGCGCCCTTCGGCGCAGGCGATGGCCATTCGCGCGGACCGCCTGGTGGCGGTTGGCACCGATTCGGCAATACGCGCCCTGCGCGGACCGAATACGCGCGTGGTGGACCTGACCGGTCAGCGCGTGGTGCCGGGATTCATCGATGGCCACTGGCACCTGCCAACGTCGGCGCGGGCCGATCTCACCGATGCCGGGTCACCGGCGGTGATTGTGCGACGGTTGCAGGAGTGGGCGCGCACCCTGCCACCCGGAGCGTGGATTGTTGGACGCGGATGGACACCGTCCGATTTTCCGGGCAATGCACCGGACAAGCGATTCCTCGACGCCGCTTTTCCCGATCGTCCGGTGCTGCTCACCGATCGCGACGGACATCAGTCATTGGTGAACACGGTCGCGCTGGCCAGGGCGAGCGTTACCCGGACCACAGCGGATCCGGCACAGGGGCGCATCGAACGCGGCGCCGACGGCTCGCCCACAGGCCTGCTTAAGGAAGCGGCGTCTGGACTGGTATCGAAACTGGTGCCGGCCCCGACGGCCGCCGATATCGTGCAGCGACTGAATGAACAAACGCGCCGCGCGGCCTCGTTTGGCTTGACCATGCTGCAGGAAGCCTCGGCGCGCGAGCCATCGGGGGCGGTGTTCGACGCGCTCGAGCAGGCGAACACCACGGGTGGGCTGCGGGTGCGGTTCTACGTATCGGTGCCCTTCAATCCCAACGCCACCACCGACGCGCTGCGGCGATATCTCACGGTGCGAGACGCGCATACCGGCACCATGCTGCGCTATGGTATCGCCAAAGGCATGCTGGATGGCACGGTGGACGCGAAGACCGCCGCGATGTTGGCACCCTATGCGGGCACCGATGACACCGGGCTTCCCTTCTGGCCAGCGAATGTGCTCAATCGCGGCGTTGCCAAATACGACTCGGCCGGACTGCAAGTGGAGCTCCACGCCATTGGAGACAAAGCTGTGCGCATGGCGCTGGATGCGTATCAGGCGGCGGCCCGTGCCAACGGGACGTCAGGACGCCGGCATCGCGTGGAACATATCGAAGTGCCCGACGCTGCCGACCTGCCGCGTTTCAAGCAATTGGGTGTGATCGCTTCTACGCAGGCGATCTTCGCGTCGCCCGACGAGACCACGCTCAACAATTACGCGCCGCTGCTGGGTCCAGCCCGCGCGGCGCGGTCCAACGCCTTCAAGTATTTCGACGACGCGGGCGCGGTGCAGGCGTTTGGCAGTGACTACCCGGTGTTTCCCATGGACGTGCTGCGTGGGATCTACACGGCCGTCACGCGACAGATGCCCGACGGAACGCCGCGCGGCGGCTGGTATCCGGCCAGTCGCATTACCGTGGAGGCAGCGGTGCGCCACTACACCCGTGACGCCGCGTACGCGGCGTTCATGGAGAAGGAAACGGGCACGATCTCCGCGGGCAAACTGGCGGATTTTGTGGTATTGTCGAAGGACATATTTAGTGTGCCGCCCGCCGAACTCCTGCGCACGAAGGTGATGCGCACGGTAGTGGGCGGCCGTGAGGTATTTCAGCAGGTGGTTTCTCCCACAACCCCCAAGGACCCGTGA
- a CDS encoding ATP-binding cassette domain-containing protein, which translates to MTLISIGNAVVEFGASEIFRDVSITIGENDRWAVVGRNGTGKTTLVRLLTGDLQPTRGSVARTPGLRVALMDQHRRFPEDQTLWDIVADAFGPLRVLERSLAEQAANLEHDHGEIAMEKYGRDLERFERDGGYQMAAQVDSVLMGVGFDPDAARVTRIGTLSGGERGRVALARQLATPADLMILDEPTNHLDLDTTAWLEQHLKVIDRAVLCISHDRAFLDAFADHVMHFEGGSAFTYTGGYASFITQREERRLTLQRQFDQQQRKIASESDYIARNLAGQNTRQAKGRRKLLARMPRLSAPIGSDGVMAIRLSAGNRSGDRVIEAEHVTVAVPSHDHGHTVTRELVRDCTVVLERGEVVALLGPNGSGKSTLIKTLLGEHPPASGEVKVGPSTTVAYYRQDLAHLPLEMSIYEAIATQRPLWERRMVQGHLGRFGFSGDEVQRTVGTLSGGERARVALALLTLSTANLLILDEPTNHLDVESIEAIEDAIEDFEGSVLIVSHDRAVLRGLATLVWELRDQQLLQFAGTFVEWEAVRAETKTKAERDARAVTVAASEKATAARVASQKAQKANEAKSGQSGRAGKADAKASGKSDGRKPATDPDVRKAARQADKALADAELRVNTLEARIAELSGMLEDTTLYETPDGVQRAQQMGRQLDEARDRLDEAMHEWGQAAERRQAVN; encoded by the coding sequence ATGACCCTGATTTCGATCGGCAACGCCGTGGTCGAATTCGGTGCCAGTGAGATTTTTCGTGATGTGTCAATCACCATTGGCGAAAACGATCGGTGGGCGGTCGTGGGGCGCAACGGTACCGGAAAAACCACGCTGGTCCGTCTGCTGACGGGCGATCTGCAGCCGACGCGCGGCTCCGTGGCGCGGACGCCGGGATTGCGAGTGGCGCTGATGGATCAACATCGGCGCTTTCCGGAAGACCAAACGCTGTGGGACATCGTCGCCGATGCGTTCGGACCGCTGCGCGTGTTGGAACGTTCGCTGGCCGAACAGGCCGCCAATCTCGAGCATGATCATGGCGAGATCGCCATGGAAAAGTACGGTCGTGATCTGGAGCGTTTCGAGCGCGATGGCGGCTATCAGATGGCCGCGCAGGTGGACAGCGTGCTGATGGGCGTCGGATTCGACCCGGATGCGGCACGCGTCACCCGCATTGGCACGCTCAGCGGTGGTGAGCGCGGTCGCGTGGCGCTCGCCCGTCAACTGGCCACGCCCGCTGACCTGATGATTCTCGACGAACCGACCAACCACCTCGATCTCGACACAACGGCGTGGCTGGAGCAGCACCTCAAGGTCATTGATCGCGCCGTGTTGTGCATCAGTCACGACCGGGCGTTTCTGGACGCGTTCGCCGATCACGTGATGCATTTCGAGGGCGGCAGCGCGTTCACCTATACCGGCGGGTACGCCTCGTTCATCACGCAGCGCGAAGAACGCCGCCTCACCTTGCAGCGTCAGTTCGATCAGCAGCAACGAAAGATCGCGTCGGAGTCCGACTACATCGCGCGCAACCTGGCCGGCCAGAATACGCGTCAGGCCAAGGGACGACGCAAACTGCTGGCGCGCATGCCGCGCCTCTCGGCGCCCATTGGCTCCGATGGCGTGATGGCTATCCGGCTCAGCGCCGGCAATCGCAGCGGCGATCGTGTGATTGAAGCCGAGCATGTGACCGTGGCCGTGCCGTCACATGATCATGGACACACCGTGACGCGCGAACTGGTGCGCGACTGCACCGTGGTGCTCGAGCGCGGCGAAGTGGTGGCACTGCTGGGGCCCAACGGATCCGGCAAGAGCACGCTCATCAAGACCTTGCTGGGCGAGCATCCCCCGGCCAGTGGCGAGGTGAAAGTGGGCCCGTCCACGACGGTGGCGTACTATCGACAGGATCTCGCGCACCTGCCGCTGGAGATGTCGATCTACGAGGCGATCGCCACGCAGCGTCCACTGTGGGAACGGCGCATGGTGCAGGGGCATCTGGGGCGCTTCGGTTTTTCCGGCGATGAAGTGCAGCGCACGGTGGGGACGCTGTCGGGCGGCGAGCGCGCGCGTGTGGCGCTCGCGTTGCTCACGTTGTCCACGGCCAACCTGTTGATTCTCGACGAACCGACGAATCATCTTGACGTCGAGTCGATTGAGGCGATCGAAGACGCCATCGAGGATTTCGAGGGGAGCGTGCTGATCGTGAGTCACGATCGCGCCGTCCTGCGCGGCCTGGCCACATTGGTGTGGGAGTTGCGCGATCAGCAACTGCTGCAGTTTGCCGGCACGTTCGTGGAGTGGGAAGCCGTGCGGGCGGAAACGAAAACCAAGGCGGAACGCGACGCGCGGGCCGTGACCGTTGCGGCGTCGGAGAAGGCCACCGCGGCGCGTGTTGCCTCACAGAAGGCGCAGAAGGCGAACGAGGCGAAGAGTGGCCAGTCAGGGCGCGCTGGCAAGGCCGATGCCAAAGCGTCTGGTAAGTCCGATGGCAGGAAACCGGCGACAGACCCTGACGTACGGAAAGCCGCTCGTCAGGCCGACAAGGCGTTGGCGGACGCTGAACTGCGCGTGAACACCCTGGAAGCACGCATCGCGGAACTCAGCGGAATGCTCGAGGACACGACGCTGTATGAAACGCCCGATGGCGTGCAGCGCGCACAGCAGATGGGCAGGCAGTTGGATGAGGCGCGCGATCGGCTCGATGAGGCGATGCACGAGTGGGGACAGGCGGCGGAGCGCCGGCAAGCGGTCAACTGA
- a CDS encoding amidase, giving the protein MRRHVQVGVLLLASATLASTTTAQPVAPASRGTVEVTEATIAELRTAMASGRVSSVQLVDAYLARIAAYEHAGPSLNALIRLNPKARAEAAQRDAERRQGRLRGALHGIPIIIKDNYDTGDMPTSAGSLALANSQPAQDAFVVKKLRDAGAVILAKSNLHEFAAGITSISSLGGQTRNPYDPTRCPGGSSGGTGAAIAASFATVGWGSDTCGSIRIPSAYGSLFGLRPTQGLISRSGIIPLSHTQDIGGPLARTATDLAIALDVSVGYDAADSVTVVLRDKPLPHFEAALDKNALRGARIGVFQPYFRDTDAEIADTVRAAIAAMKALGATIVEVPVVDFDSLIANTGVIPYETKFDLINYLRGVPNAPVHSMREILDQGLFDRALEARFRSIDTVQSLDTDRYRTTLRRQTLLRSRMERIMDSLSLDALAYPTMRQKPTLVGEPQLGGTCNLSAQSGLPAISIPAGFMAEGLPVGIELMGRALTDVRLVALAYAFEQSGPRRRAPSTTPALVRGAVPVALPMTVRAISSRATATARLTYDAPRSVLRWSVALTGASPDEVVAVVLRRTTEDLGGTTPAPTRRVVARLLGPGMRAASGSMLLGGTERRALVEGRLTLAMYDQTGAVPVEVAVPKR; this is encoded by the coding sequence ATGAGACGGCATGTGCAGGTCGGGGTGCTGTTGCTGGCGTCGGCGACGCTGGCATCCACGACGACGGCGCAGCCTGTGGCGCCCGCGAGCCGTGGCACCGTCGAAGTCACGGAAGCCACGATCGCCGAGTTGCGCACCGCCATGGCCAGCGGACGCGTGAGCTCCGTGCAACTGGTTGACGCCTATCTGGCGCGCATTGCGGCCTACGAGCATGCGGGCCCCAGTCTCAATGCGCTCATTCGGCTCAATCCCAAGGCGCGCGCCGAGGCCGCTCAACGCGACGCGGAACGTCGTCAGGGTCGCCTGCGAGGCGCGTTGCACGGCATTCCCATCATCATCAAGGACAATTATGACACCGGCGACATGCCCACCAGCGCCGGCTCACTGGCGTTGGCGAACAGTCAGCCGGCGCAGGATGCGTTCGTGGTGAAGAAGCTGCGCGACGCGGGGGCGGTTATTCTGGCCAAGTCCAACCTGCACGAGTTTGCCGCCGGCATCACGAGCATCAGCTCGCTGGGCGGACAGACACGCAATCCGTACGATCCGACGCGGTGCCCTGGTGGTTCCAGTGGCGGCACGGGCGCCGCCATTGCGGCGAGTTTTGCGACGGTGGGTTGGGGATCGGACACCTGCGGGTCGATTCGCATTCCGAGTGCGTACGGGAGCCTGTTCGGGTTGCGTCCGACGCAGGGACTGATCAGTCGCTCGGGAATCATCCCGCTTTCGCATACGCAGGATATCGGCGGGCCTTTGGCGCGCACCGCCACCGATCTGGCGATCGCGCTCGATGTCAGTGTTGGATACGATGCGGCCGACTCCGTCACCGTTGTCCTGCGTGACAAACCGCTCCCGCACTTTGAAGCGGCACTGGACAAGAACGCACTGCGCGGTGCGCGCATTGGCGTGTTCCAGCCGTACTTTCGCGACACCGACGCCGAAATCGCCGACACGGTGCGCGCGGCCATTGCCGCCATGAAGGCGCTGGGTGCCACGATTGTCGAAGTGCCCGTGGTTGATTTCGATTCGCTGATCGCGAACACCGGGGTCATTCCGTATGAAACGAAGTTCGACCTGATCAACTACCTGCGCGGTGTGCCGAACGCGCCTGTGCACTCCATGCGCGAGATTCTCGACCAGGGATTGTTCGACCGGGCGCTGGAAGCGCGTTTCCGCTCTATCGACACCGTGCAGTCACTCGACACCGATCGCTACCGCACCACGTTGCGTCGTCAGACCCTGTTGCGCTCGCGCATGGAGCGCATCATGGACAGTTTGTCGCTCGACGCACTCGCCTATCCCACGATGCGCCAGAAACCCACACTGGTGGGCGAACCGCAACTTGGCGGCACCTGCAACCTGAGTGCGCAGTCCGGCTTGCCGGCCATCAGCATCCCCGCCGGTTTCATGGCGGAGGGATTGCCGGTGGGTATTGAACTGATGGGTCGCGCGTTGACGGATGTCCGGCTGGTGGCGCTGGCGTACGCGTTCGAGCAGTCGGGACCGCGTCGTCGCGCACCGTCCACCACGCCCGCGCTTGTGCGCGGCGCGGTGCCAGTCGCGTTGCCCATGACGGTGCGCGCCATCTCATCACGCGCGACCGCCACGGCTCGACTCACCTACGATGCACCACGCAGTGTGTTGCGTTGGTCCGTGGCGCTCACCGGCGCATCGCCTGATGAGGTGGTGGCCGTCGTGCTTCGTCGTACCACGGAAGACCTGGGCGGGACCACTCCCGCGCCGACGCGTCGCGTGGTGGCGCGACTGCTCGGACCCGGCATGCGCGCCGCGAGCGGCTCGATGCTGCTTGGCGGAACGGAACGTCGCGCGTTGGTGGAGGGCCGGTTGACGCTGGCGATGTACGACCAGACTGGCGCGGTGCCGGTTGAGGTGGCGGTGCCGAAACGATAG